From Prevotella melaninogenica, the proteins below share one genomic window:
- a CDS encoding zinc-dependent metalloprotease, translating into MSINKKATACLFALMLGSGVGVAGNRYVYRAVKDTITQRKDTTKQNIQKEKAPEKEKEKPSAYDQLVKKKGSVQNGLFTVRHIDDQWYFEVPDSIIGRYLLAVTRFTAVPQNFGKFAGEAVNQQTVYFEQRDDKTMLLRAYVLSQEANPKSSISRTLKASTADPIVASFKVIGRNKDTKAQLIDVTPLFVKDNAVLSVSSNDSKQLKLGGLMSDRTFIDTMKVYPINVEIATTRTYSSSPSSVPASYTGAMTIGLNTSVVLLPKVPMRKRVWDNRVGYFTNRYTIFSDDQTKTDRQQFISRFRLEPKDKKAYAKGKLSEPIKPIVFYIDPATPKKWVPYLMKGIEDWNVAFEAAGFKNAIQAKEWPNDPTMSVDDARFNVLRYLPAEIENAYGPRIVDPRSGEIIESHICWYHNVMNLLTKWYFTQCAPLDKRAQTVHMDDKLMGELIRFVSSHEVGHTIGLRHNMGASHATPVEKLRDKKWVEEHGHTASIMDYARFNYVAQPEDGISERGLFPRVNDYDKWAIRWGYQYRPEFKDEMDEKEKLMTETTAILAKNPRLWFGGEGKNEDPRAQTEDLGDDNVKASDYGIKNLKRIVAKLPEWTRQPNDQYEDRMEMWRSVVGQYGRYTNHVLKSIGGRYINNMPGQKPYEVAPAKKGRDAVDYIGRQVFEAPLWLYPSSMTDIAGTDLVDEISTYQDRILKVMMNGTIMDKIYKDQREAGAYQFKDYLNDLFHSVWKPLTGLNDMQVRTRRLLERNYVDQLNSLLNPVQKDKPTVADRASNSDIMLYLMQHLDTVEQFCKAQAAQSEGINLLHYNDLLRQIKLIRERRVTVK; encoded by the coding sequence ATGTCAATCAACAAAAAAGCAACAGCCTGTCTGTTTGCGCTTATGCTCGGAAGTGGAGTAGGCGTAGCAGGCAACAGGTATGTCTATCGTGCTGTAAAAGACACTATCACACAGCGTAAAGACACTACAAAACAGAATATTCAGAAAGAGAAAGCACCTGAGAAAGAAAAGGAAAAGCCTTCTGCTTATGATCAACTCGTGAAGAAAAAAGGAAGTGTTCAGAATGGACTCTTTACCGTAAGACATATTGATGATCAATGGTATTTTGAGGTTCCTGACTCTATTATTGGTCGTTATCTGCTTGCTGTGACTCGTTTTACAGCTGTTCCACAGAACTTTGGTAAGTTTGCTGGAGAGGCAGTTAACCAACAGACGGTTTATTTTGAGCAGCGTGATGACAAGACAATGTTGCTTCGTGCCTACGTCCTTTCACAAGAGGCTAACCCTAAGAGCAGTATTTCTCGTACGTTGAAAGCTTCTACGGCTGACCCTATTGTCGCTTCATTTAAGGTAATTGGTCGTAACAAGGATACAAAGGCACAGTTGATTGATGTTACACCATTGTTTGTTAAAGATAATGCAGTTCTTAGTGTGTCTTCAAACGACTCTAAGCAGTTGAAGTTAGGTGGACTGATGTCTGACCGTACTTTCATTGATACGATGAAGGTTTATCCTATTAATGTAGAGATTGCAACGACACGTACTTATTCAAGTTCACCTTCTTCTGTACCCGCTTCTTATACAGGTGCAATGACCATCGGCCTGAATACCAGTGTTGTCCTTCTTCCGAAGGTGCCTATGCGTAAGCGAGTATGGGATAATCGTGTGGGCTATTTCACGAACAGATACACTATCTTCAGTGATGACCAGACCAAGACAGATCGTCAGCAGTTTATCTCTCGATTCCGTTTAGAGCCTAAAGATAAGAAGGCATACGCAAAGGGTAAGCTTTCAGAGCCTATCAAACCTATCGTATTCTATATTGACCCCGCCACTCCAAAGAAGTGGGTTCCTTATCTCATGAAAGGTATTGAGGATTGGAATGTAGCTTTTGAGGCAGCTGGTTTTAAGAATGCAATACAGGCAAAGGAGTGGCCTAACGACCCAACAATGAGTGTTGATGATGCTCGTTTCAATGTTCTTCGTTATCTTCCAGCTGAGATAGAGAATGCATACGGACCTCGTATTGTTGACCCACGTAGTGGTGAGATTATCGAGAGTCATATCTGTTGGTATCATAATGTGATGAACCTCTTGACAAAGTGGTACTTCACACAGTGCGCTCCATTGGACAAGCGTGCGCAAACGGTACACATGGATGATAAACTCATGGGTGAGTTGATTCGCTTTGTGTCAAGTCATGAGGTGGGACATACTATCGGTCTACGTCATAACATGGGTGCAAGCCATGCTACACCAGTAGAGAAGCTGCGTGATAAGAAATGGGTTGAGGAACATGGTCATACTGCCAGCATCATGGACTATGCTCGTTTCAATTACGTTGCACAGCCAGAAGATGGCATTTCTGAGCGCGGACTCTTCCCACGTGTGAACGATTACGACAAGTGGGCAATCCGTTGGGGCTATCAGTATCGTCCAGAGTTCAAAGATGAGATGGATGAGAAGGAGAAGTTGATGACTGAGACAACAGCCATTCTTGCTAAGAATCCGCGTCTTTGGTTTGGTGGTGAGGGTAAGAATGAAGACCCACGTGCACAGACAGAAGACCTTGGAGATGACAATGTGAAGGCGAGTGATTATGGTATTAAGAACTTGAAACGTATCGTTGCAAAACTTCCAGAGTGGACACGTCAGCCTAACGACCAGTACGAGGACCGCATGGAAATGTGGCGAAGTGTTGTTGGTCAGTATGGACGTTATACGAATCATGTACTGAAGAGCATTGGTGGTCGTTACATTAACAATATGCCTGGGCAGAAACCTTATGAGGTTGCACCAGCTAAGAAGGGTAGAGATGCTGTCGACTATATCGGTCGTCAGGTGTTTGAAGCACCACTTTGGCTTTATCCTTCATCTATGACTGATATTGCAGGTACCGACCTTGTCGACGAAATCAGTACTTATCAGGATCGTATTCTGAAGGTGATGATGAACGGAACCATTATGGATAAGATTTATAAGGACCAGCGTGAGGCAGGTGCTTATCAGTTCAAAGACTATCTTAATGATTTGTTCCACAGTGTTTGGAAACCACTCACTGGTCTTAATGATATGCAGGTACGCACACGTCGCTTACTCGAGCGTAACTATGTAGACCAACTGAATAGCCTTTTAAATCCTGTTCAGAAAGACAAACCAACCGTTGCTGACCGTGCAAGTAATTCAGATATTATGCTCTATCTCATGCAGCATTTAGATACTGTTGAGCAGTTCTGTAAGGCACAAGCAGCACAAAGTGAAGGCATTAACCTCCTTCATTACAACGATTTGTTACGTCAGATTAAGCTGATTCGTGAGCGTCGTGTGACAGTAAAGTAA
- a CDS encoding SGNH/GDSL hydrolase family protein: MRTIKYFIVLLFLFLLSPAVSAQDANGINEHDVEPAKSVEPDVMPVAAKSQTASASVEEMAMEPLPTSTTRVSQVAESRDQVVLLIGDSMADGLGSRFNDYAVKNGFKFHSIVWYGSTTRDWAIAADLQYQIERVRPTYIIISLGTNDLGYKDYSRRETAIQTILSRVGNIPYVWVGPLPWKKIKDRTIVDVIRECTGEGRFFDSSSVIASRADGIHPTRQGAALWVDKIVEWMGEPELNANPIEMEKPDFTTRFKHDEKHGMGYHGRR; the protein is encoded by the coding sequence GTGAGAACAATAAAGTATTTTATAGTATTACTATTTCTTTTCCTCTTGTCACCTGCTGTTTCAGCGCAGGATGCTAACGGAATAAACGAACATGATGTCGAACCGGCTAAATCAGTAGAGCCAGATGTAATGCCAGTAGCTGCTAAATCTCAAACAGCTTCAGCCTCGGTAGAAGAAATGGCAATGGAACCATTGCCCACATCGACAACCCGAGTGTCACAGGTGGCAGAAAGTCGTGACCAAGTAGTACTTCTCATTGGTGATTCTATGGCTGATGGTCTTGGCTCTCGATTTAATGATTATGCCGTAAAGAACGGTTTTAAGTTTCATTCAATCGTATGGTATGGTAGCACAACACGTGACTGGGCGATTGCTGCTGACCTTCAATATCAGATAGAAAGAGTGCGTCCTACTTATATAATTATTAGCTTAGGTACCAATGACTTAGGTTATAAGGATTATAGTAGACGTGAAACAGCAATTCAAACGATTCTGAGTCGTGTTGGTAATATTCCATATGTATGGGTTGGTCCTCTCCCTTGGAAGAAGATTAAAGATAGAACAATTGTTGATGTGATACGTGAATGTACGGGTGAAGGTCGATTCTTTGACAGTAGTTCTGTCATTGCTTCTCGAGCGGATGGTATTCATCCAACACGTCAAGGTGCTGCCCTTTGGGTGGATAAGATTGTAGAGTGGATGGGCGAACCAGAGCTGAATGCAAATCCTATAGAGATGGAAAAGCCCGATTTTACTACTCGTTTCAAACATGACGAGAAGCATGGTATGGGTTATCACGGTCGTCGATAG
- a CDS encoding peptidylprolyl isomerase — translation MKKLLYSFLLILFVANVQAQSLTDTLRHEVLLETDSGNIRIQLYNETPRHRDNFLKLVRSGAYNGVLFHRVIKDFMIQSGDMASKTAKPGQALGDTPETYSLPAEINYPKLLHRRGAVAAARESDDVNPKRESSASQFYIVWGIKFSDGQLDWAQERLNAHTDSTVQMTPEVRQIYKEVGGTPHLDGQYTVFGQVLEGLDVVERIQRQPVDANDRPLVDVRVRKATVLK, via the coding sequence ATGAAGAAGTTATTATATTCCTTTTTGCTGATTTTGTTTGTTGCTAATGTTCAAGCACAGTCTTTGACAGACACATTACGTCATGAAGTATTGTTGGAAACAGACAGTGGAAACATTCGTATTCAACTTTATAATGAGACACCACGCCATCGTGACAACTTCTTAAAGTTGGTGCGCAGTGGTGCCTATAATGGTGTTTTGTTTCATCGTGTTATTAAGGATTTTATGATACAGTCAGGTGATATGGCTTCGAAGACAGCAAAGCCCGGACAGGCATTAGGCGATACGCCTGAGACCTATTCGCTTCCTGCTGAGATAAATTATCCGAAGCTATTGCATCGTCGTGGCGCTGTTGCTGCAGCACGTGAGAGCGATGATGTCAACCCGAAGCGTGAGTCATCTGCCTCACAGTTCTATATTGTATGGGGAATAAAGTTCTCTGACGGACAGCTTGACTGGGCGCAGGAACGCCTTAACGCACATACAGATAGTACGGTACAGATGACACCTGAGGTACGTCAGATATATAAGGAGGTGGGAGGAACACCTCATTTGGACGGACAGTACACAGTTTTTGGACAAGTGTTGGAGGGCTTAGATGTTGTTGAGCGTATTCAACGTCAGCCTGTTGATGCAAACGACCGACCATTGGTTGATGTCCGTGTTCGTAAAGCAACCGTATTAAAGTAA
- a CDS encoding DMT family transporter — MTQTKSIFQRPLWVTVFALTAAIAWGWAYPLIKLGFSEFAITADMTGSKMLFAGIRFCLSGLIILAIAGAKKRDFKVRKPVDWWYILLFCMMNTTLHYAFFYFGLSHSEGSRAAILNSLSVFSVVIFACIFFKSDRMTVKKIIGCVVGFAGILSLNLGGAESGQFTWLGDGMIILNALCGASASLLTRGLGKRVDVFVGTGYSLAIGGALLIIPGLMMGGELPQITLLGITYLLLLIAISTLGFTLYNKLLTCNPVGKVAIYNSLIPVVGAVTSCLCLDETFYIKYMIAGALAAGGIYIINKS, encoded by the coding sequence ATGACACAAACAAAAAGTATATTTCAACGCCCACTATGGGTGACAGTCTTTGCCCTAACAGCTGCAATTGCATGGGGCTGGGCATATCCCTTGATTAAATTAGGTTTCTCAGAGTTTGCCATCACAGCAGATATGACAGGCTCTAAAATGCTTTTTGCTGGTATTCGTTTCTGTCTTTCGGGACTGATTATATTGGCAATTGCAGGTGCAAAAAAGCGTGATTTCAAAGTAAGAAAACCTGTCGATTGGTGGTATATCCTATTGTTCTGTATGATGAATACCACACTTCATTATGCCTTTTTCTACTTTGGTCTATCTCATAGTGAGGGTTCACGAGCAGCCATTCTCAACTCGTTAAGTGTCTTCTCTGTTGTTATCTTCGCTTGTATCTTCTTTAAGAGCGACCGTATGACGGTGAAAAAAATCATTGGTTGTGTTGTTGGTTTTGCAGGTATATTATCACTAAATTTAGGCGGAGCAGAGAGTGGACAGTTCACTTGGTTAGGTGACGGAATGATTATTCTTAACGCCCTTTGTGGTGCCTCAGCATCACTACTTACTCGTGGATTGGGTAAACGTGTTGATGTCTTTGTCGGTACTGGCTACAGCTTAGCAATAGGTGGTGCATTATTGATTATCCCTGGACTAATGATGGGTGGTGAACTTCCACAGATTACCCTTTTAGGTATTACCTACCTACTCTTACTCATCGCTATTAGTACATTAGGTTTCACGCTCTATAACAAACTACTCACTTGCAATCCTGTTGGTAAGGTAGCTATCTACAATTCATTGATTCCAGTTGTCGGTGCAGTTACCTCTTGCCTATGCCTTGACGAAACATTCTATATCAAATATATGATAGCTGGTGCATTAGCAGCAGGGGGTATATACATTATTAATAAGAGTTAG
- a CDS encoding DUF4491 family protein, which yields MDLNFEGILLAVCTFLIIGLCHPLVIKTEYYFGTKPWWLWLIAGIACCVAALFVQSIFWSALLGVLGASFLWGIGELISQEKRVLKGWFPMNPKRKEHYEKLSKDESICPCKHKK from the coding sequence ATGGATTTAAATTTTGAAGGTATACTCCTCGCAGTATGTACGTTTTTAATCATTGGACTTTGTCATCCACTCGTTATAAAAACAGAGTATTATTTCGGTACAAAACCTTGGTGGCTATGGCTCATAGCGGGTATTGCTTGCTGTGTAGCAGCCTTGTTTGTACAAAGTATCTTTTGGTCTGCTCTACTCGGTGTCCTTGGAGCTTCATTCCTTTGGGGAATTGGTGAGCTCATCTCGCAGGAGAAGCGTGTCTTAAAAGGATGGTTCCCTATGAATCCTAAACGTAAGGAACACTACGAAAAACTTAGCAAAGACGAGTCTATATGCCCTTGTAAGCATAAAAAATAA